From Pseudorca crassidens isolate mPseCra1 chromosome 7, mPseCra1.hap1, whole genome shotgun sequence, a single genomic window includes:
- the LOC137227890 gene encoding interferon omega-1-like produces the protein MALLTKNVITEPTPKVPPDARLSQASSSLICPMAFVLSLLTALVVFSYGPGGSLGCDLSQNHVRISRKNFMLLGQMRRISPRFCLKDRKDFGFPQDMVDGSQLPKAQATSVLHEMLQQVFRLFHTERSPATWDTSLLDKLRTGLHQQLEDLDACLVQAMGDEETALGVTGPTLAVKRYFQGIHLYLKEKKYSDCAWEIVRVEIMRSLSSSTNLQERIRIMHGDLGSP, from the coding sequence ATGGCCTTGCTTACAAAGAATGTCATCACAGAACCTACCCCCAAGGTTCCCCCGGACGCCCGTCTCAGCCAGGCCAGCAGCAGCCTCATTTGCCCCATGGCCTTCGTGCTCTCTCTACTGACCGCCCTGGTGGTGTTCAGCTACGGCCCTGGTGGATCTCTGGGCTGCGACCTGTCTCAGAACCACGTGCGGATTAGCAGGAAGAACTTCATGCTTCTGGGCCAGATGCGGAGAATCTCCCCTCGCTTCTGTCTGAAGGACAGAAAAGACTTCGGTTTCCCCCAGGACATGGTGGATGGCAGCCAGCTCCCGAAGGCCCAGGCCACCTCTGTCCTCCACGAGATGCTCCAGCAGGTCTTCCGCCTCTTCCACACAGAGCGCTCCCCTGCCACCTGGGACACCTCCCTCCTGGACAAACTCCGCACTGGACTCCATCAGCAGCTGGAGGACCTGGACGCCTGCTTGGTGCAGGCGATGGGAGATGAAGAAACTGCCCTGGGAGTGACGGGCCCTACACTGGCCGTGAAGAGGTACTTCCAGGGAATCCACCtctacctgaaagagaagaaatacagtGACTGTGCCTGGGAAATTGTCAGAGTGGAAATCATGAGATCCTTGTCTTCATCAACCAACTTGCAAGAAAGGATAAGAATTATGCATGGAGACCTGGGGTCACCTTGA
- the LOC137227885 gene encoding interferon alpha-1-like produces the protein MSPTLSLLLALVLLSCNSNCSLGCDLPQTHSLANTRALMLLRQMRRISPFSCLKDRNDFGFPQEAFGGNQFQKAQAIAVVHELIQQTFQLFSTEGSAAAWDETLLDKFCTALYQQLTDLQACLMQEAGLEGTPLLKEDSILAVRKYFHRITVYLQEKKYSPCAWEIVRAEVMRSFSSSTNL, from the coding sequence ATGTCCCCAACCTTGTCCTTACTCCTGGCCCTGGTGCTGCTCAGCTGCAACTCCAACTGCTCTCTGGGCTGCGACCTGCCTCAGACCCACAGCCTGGCTAACACGAGGGCCCTGATGCTCCTGCGACAGATGAGGAGAATCTCCCCCTTCTCCTGCCTGAAGGACAGAAATGACTTTGGATTCCCCCAGGAGGCGTTTGGAGGCAACCAGTTCCAGAAGGCTCAAGCCATCGCTGTCGTCCATGAGTTGATCCAGCAGACCTTCCAGCTCTTCAGCACAGAGGGCTCGGCTGCTGCTTGGGATGAGACCCTCCTGGACAAGTTCTGCACTGCACTTTATCAGCAGCTCACTGACCTGCAAGCCTGTCTGATGCAGGAGGCGGGGCTGGAAGGGACTCCCCTGCTCAAGGAGGACTCCATCCTGGCTGTGAGGAAATACTTCCACAGAATCACTGTCTATCTGCAAGAGAAGAAGTACAGCCCTTGTGCCTGGGAGATTGTCAGAGCAGAAGTCATGAGATCCTTCTCTTCATCAACGAACTTGTAA
- the LOC137227893 gene encoding interferon alpha-13-like: protein MAQIYLLVAGVLLCSIPAYSLGWNLPRSHSQENKDVFQHLEQLQRIPSQWCLKDRTDFKFPWKRENITPIQVTQGTCHHHLMLQQIFNLFTTEDSRAAWNNTLLDKLLSSLHLRLHRLEQMKKDNLDCRDLGRAAREYFHGIHVYLKAKEYSPCAWEVVRVEIKRCLSLM from the coding sequence ATGGCCCAGATCTATTTGCTAGTGGCAGGAGTGCTGCTCTGCTCTATCCCTGCTTACTCTCTTGGCTGGAACTTGCCTAGAAGCCATAGCCAGGAAAACAAGGACGTCTTCCAACATTTGGAACAGTTGCAAAGAATCCCCTCTCAGTGGTGCCTAAAGGACAGAACCGACTTCAAATTTCCTTGGAAAAGAGAGAATATCACCCCAATCCAGGTGACTCAAGGCACCTGTCACCACCATCTGATGCTCCAGCAGATCTTCAACCTCTTCACCACAGAGGACAGCCGTGCTGCCTGGAACAACACCCTCCTCGATAAACTTCTCTCTAGCCTTCATCTGAGGCTGCACCGACTGGAGCAGATGAAAAAAGACAATCTGGATTGTCGAGATTTGGGACGTGCTGCCCGGGAGTATTTCCATGGAATCCATGTCTATCTGAAGGCAAAGGAATACAGCCCCTGTGCCTGGGAGGTTGTCAGAGTGGAAATTAAAAGGTGCCTTTCCCTTATGTAA
- the LOC137227884 gene encoding interferon omega-1-like: MALLTKNVITEPTPKVPPDARLSQASSSLICPMAFVLSLLTALVVFSYGPGGSLGCDLSQNHVRISRKNFMLLGQMRRISPRFCLKDRKDFGFPQDMVDGSQLPKAQATSVLHEMLQQVFRLFHTERSPASWDTSLLDKLRTGLHQQLEDLDACLVQAMGDEETALGVTGPTLAVKRYFQGIHLYLKEKKYSDCAWEIVRVEIMRSLSSSTNLQERIRIMHGDLGSP; encoded by the coding sequence ATGGCCTTGCTTACAAAGAATGTCATCACAGAACCTACCCCCAAGGTTCCCCCGGACGCCCGTCTCAGCCAGGCCAGCAGCAGCCTCATTTGCCCCATGGCCTTCGTGCTCTCTCTACTGACCGCCCTGGTGGTGTTCAGCTACGGCCCTGGTGGATCTCTGGGCTGCGACCTGTCTCAGAACCACGTGCGGATTAGCAGGAAGAACTTCATGCTTCTGGGCCAGATGCGGAGAATCTCCCCTCGCTTCTGTCTGAAGGACAGAAAAGACTTCGGTTTCCCCCAGGACATGGTGGATGGCAGCCAGCTCCCGAAGGCCCAGGCCACCTCTGTCCTCCACGAGATGCTCCAGCAGGTCTTCCGCCTCTTCCACACAGAGCGCTCCCCTGCCTCCTGGGACACCTCCCTCCTGGACAAACTCCGCACTGGACTCCATCAGCAGCTGGAGGACCTGGACGCCTGCTTGGTGCAGGCGATGGGAGATGAAGAAACTGCCCTGGGAGTGACGGGCCCTACACTGGCCGTGAAGAGGTACTTCCAGGGAATCCACCtctacctgaaagagaagaaatacagtGACTGTGCCTGGGAAATTGTCAGAGTGGAAATCATGAGATCCTTGTCTTCATCAACCAACTTGCAAGAAAGGATAAGAATTATGCATGGAGACCTGGGGTCACCTTGA
- the LOC137227887 gene encoding interferon alpha-1-like, whose amino-acid sequence MAPTLSLLLALVLLSCNSNCSLGCDLPQTHSLANTRALMLLQQMRRISPFSCLKDRNDFGFPQEVFGGNQFQKAQAIAVIHEMIQQTFQLFSTEGSAAAWDETLLDKFCTALYQQLTDLQACLMQEAGLEGTPLLKEDSILAVKKYFHRITVYLQEKKYSPCAWEIVRAEVMRSFSSSTNLQERLRRKE is encoded by the coding sequence ATGGCCCCAACTTTGTCCTTACTCCTGGCCCTGGTGCTGCTCAGCTGCAACTCCAACTGCTCTCTGGGCTGCGACCTGCCTCAGACCCACAGCCTGGCTAACACGAGGGCCCTGATGCTCCTGCAACAAATGAGGAGAATCTCCCCCTTCTCCTGCCTGAAGGACAGAAATGACTTTGGATTCCCCCAGGAGGTGTTCGGAGGCAACCAGTTCCAGAAGGCTCAAGCCATCGCTGTCATCCATGAGATGATCCAGCAGACCTTCCAGCTCTTCAGCACAGAGGGCTCAGCTGCCGCTTGGGATGAGACCCTCCTGGACAAGTTCTGCACTGCACTTTATCAGCAGCTCACTGACCTGCAAGCCTGTCTGATGCAGGAGGCGGGGCTGGAAGGGACTCCCCTGCTGAAGGAGGACTCCATCCTGGCTGTGAAGAAATACTTCCACAGAATCACTGTCTATCTGCAAGAGAAGAAGTACAGCCCTTGTGCCTGGGAGATTGTCAGAGCAGAAGTCATGAGATCCTTCTCTTCATCAACAAACTTGCAAGAAAGACTCAGGAGGAAGGAATGA